In Dehalococcoidia bacterium, the sequence TCCCCAGAAACATGAAAGGTATCAGCAGCAGGTAGGCCAGCAACTCCCGGCCGTCCAGCATCTGCATCTCGCCGATAGTAGTGCCCTGAAACTTCTGAAAGATATCTGTCGCTTCGTGCCAGTAAACGGCCGCCAGCACTATCCCGGCAACACACCCTCCGACAACCATGATCTGGTACCGCCCTTCCAGCCCGCCATGACGCCACCGCCACAAAAACACAGCCGCCACAAACGGCAAGGCATAGAGCCCCACCAGCAGCGGTCCCTGCAGTCCCCACTCATACCACAGCACAACGCAAGAAGCAGCTATCACTACACTCCACAGAACGAAATTCTCCCGCAGGAAATACACCGCAAACAAGCACAGTGGAATCAGCAGCAAGTGCAAGCAGTCCCGGTCAATATTGCCGGCTGCCCCGATGAACACCGCCGGGAAGGCTACTGCAAAGGCCAGCAGCGAGAAAAGCCCTACCGTGCTCCCCCAGAGCTTCCTGGCACCACAATAGACCAGCAACCCGGTGCCTGCCGACAGCAGCAACGGCACCACGGCACTGGCCCAGTCCATGCCAATAACCTTCCCCAGTCCGCCTACTATATATGTAAGGCCGCTGCCCCTGGCAGGCATAGAAGGCAGCCCTTCAGCAAGGTACCTTGCCTGGGTATGGAAATAATAGGAATCAGGCGACACGATCAGGTGCCGCCCGTTGAACACATGCAACAACCGGAACAGCACCGCCAGCCACAGCCCGCCGGCTGCGATCAATCTACCGTACACGCTGCCTCCGTTTCTTGTATCGCTCCTGCTGCAAATGAGACTGGAGTATCATCCGCACCAAGGCGGCCATGGACAGCCCCTTGGCAGCCGCTTCCTCAGACAGCTTCTTCCGGGCACTCCGGTCTATTCGCACCAACAGGGATACCCGAACAGGTCGTACCATGCCATATATTATATCATAGTGATATCAAAGTGATATCGGTTTTAGCTTGACATGATGTGTTAAAATGAATCATCACCAGCGGCCAAAGACAAGAATGACTGCTGGCTTCAATAACACGTACAAGGAGATGACGCGCACGATGACAAGTCCGCCTGCTTCCCGCACCTCACCTTCCAACGGACACTTCAAAACAGCCGACATCGATCTAGCCACCGCCATCTTCGCTTCCGGCATCCGCCCCTTAGAAACCGTAGACCACGACGGCAACGGTATGCACGCTATCTTCACCTTTCCCCGCAGCCAGGCAGATCTCCAGAACCTGATCGACCACTATTCCAACTACCGCCTCCAGATCGAAGTTCACCGCTTCTCCCAATGCCGCCGCAGCC encodes:
- a CDS encoding DUF5659 domain-containing protein; translation: MTSPPASRTSPSNGHFKTADIDLATAIFASGIRPLETVDHDGNGMHAIFTFPRSQADLQNLIDHYSNYRLQIEVHRFSQCRRSLLRLAHGGRL